Proteins from one Arthrobacter sp. DNA4 genomic window:
- a CDS encoding mannitol dehydrogenase family protein, whose product MNAAPPALNRSLKPLPKPPVRIVHLGLGAFHRSHQAWYTQHAPDAAEWGIAAFTGRRPDAAAALSRQDCLYTLVERSAGGDSFEVIGSIVEAVDGANIARLCELVAAKETAIVTLTITEAAYGLAADGTFDAGAPGAADDLRALSAAASGGTESGVAGMPGTPLGRLVLALARRRDSGSGPIAVVSCDNLSANGEVARRAVLGLASGWGSGLAGWIEANVSFVSTSVDRITPRTTEADIAEVEEQCGYSDNSPVVAEPFRNWVLSGDFPAGRPRWEEAGAVVVGDIEPYENRKLWLLNGSHSILAYAGQLRGHATVADALADPLCRKAVEDFWDEAARHLQAEGLDIPTYRQALLERFGNARIAHRLTQIAADATTKLRMRAVPVMTAERADGRSGAGSALMLAAWIDYVTAGNDFQDPLAAEIEAAVSLDGTERVQGLLRLVSAALADDPDVVALVARLCGSFATTPAATPART is encoded by the coding sequence GTGAACGCCGCGCCGCCTGCACTCAACCGCAGCCTGAAGCCGCTGCCCAAACCCCCGGTGCGCATCGTGCACCTTGGGCTGGGGGCGTTCCACCGCTCCCACCAGGCCTGGTACACCCAGCACGCCCCGGACGCGGCGGAGTGGGGGATCGCGGCGTTCACGGGCCGCCGCCCCGACGCCGCGGCAGCGTTGTCCCGCCAGGACTGCCTTTACACGCTGGTGGAGCGGTCGGCCGGCGGCGACAGCTTCGAAGTCATCGGCAGCATCGTGGAGGCGGTGGACGGGGCCAACATTGCACGGCTCTGCGAGCTGGTCGCGGCGAAGGAAACGGCAATCGTCACGCTGACGATCACCGAGGCTGCCTACGGGCTGGCCGCGGATGGAACGTTCGACGCCGGCGCTCCAGGTGCGGCGGATGACCTCCGGGCGCTGTCGGCAGCGGCGTCGGGAGGAACAGAATCAGGGGTGGCCGGAATGCCCGGCACGCCGCTGGGGCGCCTGGTGCTGGCCCTCGCCAGGCGCCGGGACAGCGGCTCAGGACCCATCGCCGTCGTCAGCTGCGACAACCTGTCCGCCAACGGTGAAGTTGCCCGCCGCGCCGTCCTGGGCCTTGCATCCGGTTGGGGTTCCGGGCTGGCCGGGTGGATCGAAGCGAACGTCAGCTTCGTCAGCACGTCCGTGGACAGGATTACGCCGCGGACCACCGAGGCGGACATCGCAGAGGTGGAAGAGCAATGCGGTTACAGCGACAATTCGCCGGTGGTGGCTGAACCTTTCCGGAACTGGGTGCTCAGCGGGGACTTCCCGGCCGGACGTCCGCGCTGGGAGGAAGCCGGCGCCGTCGTGGTCGGTGACATAGAACCCTACGAGAACCGGAAGCTGTGGCTCCTCAACGGCTCGCATTCCATCCTGGCCTACGCGGGACAGCTCCGCGGACATGCCACCGTGGCGGACGCCCTGGCAGACCCCCTCTGCCGGAAAGCCGTGGAGGACTTCTGGGACGAGGCAGCCCGCCACCTGCAGGCGGAAGGGTTGGACATCCCGACGTACCGCCAGGCCCTGCTGGAACGCTTCGGAAACGCGCGCATCGCCCACCGGCTCACCCAGATCGCGGCCGATGCCACCACCAAGCTGCGCATGCGCGCGGTGCCCGTGATGACGGCGGAACGGGCCGACGGCCGCAGTGGCGCAGGCAGCGCTTTGATGCTTGCCGCCTGGATTGACTACGTCACCGCGGGAAACGACTTCCAGGATCCGCTCGCCGCCGAAATAGAGGCTGCCGTGTCGCTTGACGGAACCGAACGGGTGCAGGGGTTGCTTCGCCTGGTCAGCGCTGCCCTCGCGGACGACCCTGACGTCGTCGCCCTTGTTGCCCGGCTGTGCGGATCCTTCGCGACGACCCCGGCCGCCACCCCTGCACGTACCTGA